From the genome of Onthophagus taurus isolate NC chromosome 5, IU_Otau_3.0, whole genome shotgun sequence, one region includes:
- the LOC111419392 gene encoding uncharacterized protein isoform X1: MKFSAIIFVTFTLISGETTPIGSLTSIAGGIKMLTSGIKDIVEFVGDHIVEGGPMPFGLKNKHNEVMERIQEVIEKIDDVKEATLAGQMAMIAKILNQVRKVVQIEVRSNDLFQSIHKIESQYKLMSLYISRRDDIQQSTFEDFANNAISHRSNSIRSLLHHIHHFIVTDKNSHNLIDSIADKELDSTSICLTQQSPHQHLYNLYNTISLTEIKGFAMIQFSYILLKMYGKGNYTTESQLEREQFIERGLNTAAKMDEVMARTSRDLWRCDPEIQEEGKTYLEITQLLQGYIQNEVDLNPDGTCWENCAAYEYTKSHSCYKNLYCRQQRRCQGKILNCKFIKSDMQVCPSNNTLKRRYDYIEYENGQVYGHKGSCPKGRVEVESWWRWLFWHCSYCMCLCDEEGIFSDRYFSMKSVLSDVLNNKIITGVKFAKSNRIIHLQIEQGELLQNGVVNKTTIEWVPIDSFRLNDRNVLKDQTYFTLSRDNRAIDLDVHAGVEGYVLTGVRLQKIGSHLNLQIYVTPYDFATGKLKPALSEWLDNTNTEFSMISKRKKIEIKDRDVPTRSNLPSKIKSTHNEFLEFTHTSFEKDAAQTTVPFLDSQPVSSGLSPNSGAGIYYKTSSDQNGGYIGLKLVTFDYSKHLLKKVDLEEEPEAN; the protein is encoded by the exons atGAAGTTTTCTGCAATAATTTTCGTGACATTTACATTAATTTCGGGCGAAACAACTCCAATCGGGAGTTTAACAAGCATCGCCGgaggaataaaaatgttaacgtCCGGAATAAAAGATATCGTGGAATTTGTAGGTGACCACATCGTTGAGGGCGGCCCCATGCCGTTCGGACTCAAAAACAAACACAACGAAGTAATGGAACGAATCCAAGAGGTTATCGAAAAAATAGATGACGTTAAAGAGGCTACGCTAGCCGGTCAAATGGCGATGATcgcaaaaattttgaatcaagTCCGAAAAGTGGTCCAAATCGAGGTTCGATCGAACGATTTATTTCAAAGTATTCACAAAATCGAATCGCAATACAAATTGATGTCGTTGTATATTAGCCGACGTGACGATATCCAACAGTCAACGTTCGAGGACTTTGCCAATAACGCAATATCCCATCGATCGAATTCAATAAGATCTTTGCTTCATCATATTCATCATTTTATAGTTACGGATAAGAACTCGCATAACTTAATTGACTCAATAGCTGACAAG gagcTAGATTCAACCTCGATATGTTTAACACAACAATCACCACATCAACACctttacaatttatacaaCACAATCTCTTTAACGGAAATAAAAGGATTCGCGATGATTCAATTTTcgtacattttattaaaaatgtatggGAAAGGAAATTATACAACCGAGTCGCAATTAGAACGCGAACAATTCATCGAAAGGGGATTAAACACCGCGGCTAAAATGGATGAGGTCATGGCGAGAACTTCGCGAGATTTATGGAGATGCGACCCGGAAATCCAAGAAGAAGGTAAAACGTATTTGGAAATAACGCAATTATTGCAAGGGTATATACAAAATGAGGTTGATTTGAACCCGGATGGAACTTGTTGGGAGAATTGCGCCGCTTATGAGTACACGAAAAGCCATTCGTGTTATAAGAATTTGTATTGTAGGCAACAAAGGAGGTGTCAAGggaaaattttgaattgtaaatttattaaatctgATATGCAAGTTTGCCCAAGT aataacACCTTAAAAAGGCGATACGATTACATCGAATACGAAAACGGCCAAGTTTATGGACATAAAGGATCTTGCCCAAAAGGCCGAGTTGAAGTGGAGAGTTGGTGGAGATGGCTATTTTGGCACTGCTCTTATTGCATGTGTCTTTGCGATGAAGAAGGAATCTTTTCCGATCGATATTTCAGCATGAAATCGGTTTTATCCGACGTTCTCAACAATAA AATCATCACCGGGGTTAAATTCGCCAAATCAAATCGGATAATCCACCTCCAAATTGAACAAGGAGAACTCCTACAAAACGGGGTTGTTAATAAAACGACGATCGAATGGGTTCCTATTGATAGTTTTCGATTAAATGATAGAAACGTTTTAAAAGACCAAACTTATTTCACTTTATCCCGAGATAATCGCGCCATCGATTTAGATGTGCACGCGGGAGTTGAGGGTTACGTCCTAACGG ggGTGAGACTCCAAAAAATTGGGTCCCACCTCAACCTCCAAATTTATGTAACCCCCTACGACTTCGCAACGGGGAAATTAAAACCTGCTTTAAGCGAATGGTTGGATAACACAAACACCGAGTTCTCAATGATTTCGAAAAg gaaaaaaattgaaataaaagatCGCGATGTTCCAACACGCTCAAATCTTCCAAGCAAAATCAAATCAACCCACAACGAATTTTTGGAATTCACCCACACCAGCTTCGAAAAAGACGCGGCGCAAACAACCGTCCCATTCTTAGACAGCCAACCGGTTAGTTCCGGTTTGAGTCCGAATTCCGGGGCgggaatttattacaaaacttcaAGCGATCAAAACGGGGGGTACATCGGGTTAAAACTAGTCACGTTCGATTATAGTAAACACCTCCttaaaaaagttgatttgGAGGAGGAACCCGAGgcgaattaa
- the LOC111419392 gene encoding uncharacterized protein isoform X2: MIWISTLFPLLIIISSSTISAQYRRNTPGLVPVDKFRISLLKVIQDQWDILNNKEDGSQPTDIVKKFVEFRDKGFDDFDENVTISNELTILDTISNWGRVQQKIHKVAVMYNTFKRFQKQQTGKNRIQSPPEVWITFTEAILPSISDNLKQIYEEIQEINLFNKIKELDSTSICLTQQSPHQHLYNLYNTISLTEIKGFAMIQFSYILLKMYGKGNYTTESQLEREQFIERGLNTAAKMDEVMARTSRDLWRCDPEIQEEGKTYLEITQLLQGYIQNEVDLNPDGTCWENCAAYEYTKSHSCYKNLYCRQQRRCQGKILNCKFIKSDMQVCPSNNTLKRRYDYIEYENGQVYGHKGSCPKGRVEVESWWRWLFWHCSYCMCLCDEEGIFSDRYFSMKSVLSDVLNNKIITGVKFAKSNRIIHLQIEQGELLQNGVVNKTTIEWVPIDSFRLNDRNVLKDQTYFTLSRDNRAIDLDVHAGVEGYVLTGVRLQKIGSHLNLQIYVTPYDFATGKLKPALSEWLDNTNTEFSMISKRKKIEIKDRDVPTRSNLPSKIKSTHNEFLEFTHTSFEKDAAQTTVPFLDSQPVSSGLSPNSGAGIYYKTSSDQNGGYIGLKLVTFDYSKHLLKKVDLEEEPEAN; the protein is encoded by the exons atgatttgGATATCAACTTTATTCCCATTACTAATTATAATTTCCTCATCAACAATTTCGGCTCAATATCGCCGAAACACTCCAGGATTAGTCCCCGTAGATAAATTCCGCATCTcccttttaaaagtaattcaaGACCAATGGGACATATTAAACAACAAAGAAGATGGCTCACAACCCACGGATATCGTAAAAAAATTCGTCGAATTCCGAGATAAAGGTTTCGATGATTTCGACGAAAACGTAACAATTTCGAATGAGTTAACCATTTTGGATACAATTTCGAATTGGGGCCGTGTCCAACAAAAAATTCACAAAGTCGCCGTGATGTACAACACTTTTAAGCGATTTCAAAAGCAACAAACGGGGAAGAACCGAATTCAATCGCCACCGGAAGTTTGGATCACTTTTACCGAAGCTATTTTACCGAGCATTTCGGATaatctaaaacaaatttatgaagagatacaagaaattaatttatttaataaaataaag gagcTAGATTCAACCTCGATATGTTTAACACAACAATCACCACATCAACACctttacaatttatacaaCACAATCTCTTTAACGGAAATAAAAGGATTCGCGATGATTCAATTTTcgtacattttattaaaaatgtatggGAAAGGAAATTATACAACCGAGTCGCAATTAGAACGCGAACAATTCATCGAAAGGGGATTAAACACCGCGGCTAAAATGGATGAGGTCATGGCGAGAACTTCGCGAGATTTATGGAGATGCGACCCGGAAATCCAAGAAGAAGGTAAAACGTATTTGGAAATAACGCAATTATTGCAAGGGTATATACAAAATGAGGTTGATTTGAACCCGGATGGAACTTGTTGGGAGAATTGCGCCGCTTATGAGTACACGAAAAGCCATTCGTGTTATAAGAATTTGTATTGTAGGCAACAAAGGAGGTGTCAAGggaaaattttgaattgtaaatttattaaatctgATATGCAAGTTTGCCCAAGT aataacACCTTAAAAAGGCGATACGATTACATCGAATACGAAAACGGCCAAGTTTATGGACATAAAGGATCTTGCCCAAAAGGCCGAGTTGAAGTGGAGAGTTGGTGGAGATGGCTATTTTGGCACTGCTCTTATTGCATGTGTCTTTGCGATGAAGAAGGAATCTTTTCCGATCGATATTTCAGCATGAAATCGGTTTTATCCGACGTTCTCAACAATAA AATCATCACCGGGGTTAAATTCGCCAAATCAAATCGGATAATCCACCTCCAAATTGAACAAGGAGAACTCCTACAAAACGGGGTTGTTAATAAAACGACGATCGAATGGGTTCCTATTGATAGTTTTCGATTAAATGATAGAAACGTTTTAAAAGACCAAACTTATTTCACTTTATCCCGAGATAATCGCGCCATCGATTTAGATGTGCACGCGGGAGTTGAGGGTTACGTCCTAACGG ggGTGAGACTCCAAAAAATTGGGTCCCACCTCAACCTCCAAATTTATGTAACCCCCTACGACTTCGCAACGGGGAAATTAAAACCTGCTTTAAGCGAATGGTTGGATAACACAAACACCGAGTTCTCAATGATTTCGAAAAg gaaaaaaattgaaataaaagatCGCGATGTTCCAACACGCTCAAATCTTCCAAGCAAAATCAAATCAACCCACAACGAATTTTTGGAATTCACCCACACCAGCTTCGAAAAAGACGCGGCGCAAACAACCGTCCCATTCTTAGACAGCCAACCGGTTAGTTCCGGTTTGAGTCCGAATTCCGGGGCgggaatttattacaaaacttcaAGCGATCAAAACGGGGGGTACATCGGGTTAAAACTAGTCACGTTCGATTATAGTAAACACCTCCttaaaaaagttgatttgGAGGAGGAACCCGAGgcgaattaa
- the LOC111419388 gene encoding sulfotransferase 1C4-like: protein MDITEDVANNNYKFPYEITKIDEDVNKKLLEDFKGERTTFVQIGPKNYFFPAKFLEDAPKYYNFEPRKDDIWIVTFPRSGTTWTQEMVWLLANNFDYKTAKTVSLNERCPFLEFGSFVHEEVKLEFLQENDPTKKEIIEEVTFPEYLKLPLRKSPRIIKTHLPFSLLPPNLLKIGCKVIYVARNPKDVINSFYHLNKLFKTQGYEGNLRDYCEYFIKNLQPWTPYWEHLKEGYDNKDEESLLFMFYEDLLRDCKRGIKKVADFIGCKITDDELDALKEHLDIKNFKNNPSVNNAALKDIGIIRNCGENSFIRNGKSGSWKNEMDQETINKIDFWINENQRKFNIKFPE from the exons atggaTATAACCGAAGACGTcgctaataataattataaatttcctTACGAAataaccaaaattgatgaGGATGTTAACAAAAAGTTGTTGGAGGATTTTAAAGGGGAGCGAACAACTTTTGTGCAAATTGGgcctaaaaattatttctttcctGCGAAGTTTTTGGAGGATGCCCCAAAATATTACAACTTTGAACCCAGAAAAGACGATATTTGGATCGTTACATTCCCAAGATCTGGAACGACGTGGACACAAGAGATGGTTTGGCTTTTAGCAAACAATTTCGATTATAAAACAGCTAAAACAGTCTCATTAAACGAAAGATGCCCATTTTTGGA gtttgGTTCCTTCGTTCATGAAGAAGTCAAATTAGagtttttacaagaaaatgatccaacgaaaaaagaaatcattgAAGAAGTAACTTTCCCCGAATACTTAAAATTACCTTTAAGAAAATCACCGAGAATAATCAAAACCCATCTCCCGTTCAGTCTCCTTCCACCAAATTTACTCAAAATCGGGTGCAAAGTGATTTATGTCGCCCGAAACCCAAAAGATGTAATAAATTCGTTTTACCATCTAAATAAACTATTCAAAACTCAAGGTTACGAAGGAAATTTACGAGATTATTGCGAAtactttatcaaaaatttac aaccTTGGACGCCTTATTGGGAACATCTAAAAGAAGGTTACGACAATAAAGACGAAGAATCGCTTCTTTTTATGTTCTACGAAGATTTGTTACGCGATTGCAAACGGGGTATTAAAAAGGTGGCCGATTTTATCGGTTGTAAAATAACCGACGACGAATTGGACGCTTTAAAAGAACatttggatataaaaaactttaaaaataacccCTCCGTTAATAACGCCGCTTTAAAAGATATCGGAATTATTCGAAATTGTGGCGAGAATTCATTTATAAGAAATGGAAAGAGTGGAAGTTGGAAAAATGAGATGGATCAAGAAACgattaataaaatcgatttttggaTTAATGAGAACCAAAGgaagtttaatataaaatttcccgaataa
- the LOC111419387 gene encoding GATOR complex protein NPRL2 isoform X1: MDVNNSLESLEKEDPIKCIFFCEFHPVVGPVISCQIPENYISKEVFDSVSVYIITKLELQRSTITVTLPNYKILGFPVRIDDKKYARNAFQFNLCFVCNTKARAVHYEPVVTKLSDYLIALEVENNFLSGGNLANNLSPILKQVLNDLNTKGECALTEGPTATHLKVVKIRHSPQAVVDCQVPIFIKPLPEDKWDLTTQQVAPFIDGFNHVARIANLSDVENNLVKACVQNLVYYGVVALVPLFQYSNIYCTTPKLNVLIQDVDLQRICLKYVAKSQRYLPCIRDVFRIYAAMTRGTTIRDLCVRFNPANLRINERKLVQFGVLEGIIRRVHKYPVFLGDCPELNKSLSGLASLDEICCATGIGAQQLEDQLEKDNNVVMLWK, from the exons atgGATGTAAATAACTCTTTGGAGTCTTTAGAAAAAGAAGATCCGATTAAATGCATATTCTTTTGCGAGTTTCATCCAGTTGTTGGGCCTGTAATATCTTGtcaa ATTCCCgaaaattatatttcaaaGGAAGTTTTTGATAGCGTAAGCGTTTATATTATTACGAAATTAGAGTTACAACGTAGCACAATAACTGt aaCTTTaccaaattacaaaatattagGTTTTCCCGTTCGAATCGATGACAAAAAGTACGCAAGAAACGCCTTCCAATTCAATTTATGTTTTGTGTGTAACACCAAAGCTAGAGCAGTTCATTATGAGCCGGTTGTAACAAAACTCTCAGATTATTTAATAGCTTTAGaagtagaaaataattttttaagtggTGGTAACCTCGCGAATAATTTATCCCCGATTTTAAAACAAGTCCTAAACGATTTAAACACAAAAGGGGAGTGTGCTTTAACAGAAGGTCCAACCGCGACTCATTTAAAAGTGGTAAAAATCAGACACAGCCCCCAAGCAGTCGTTGATTGTCAAGTTCCCATCTTTATAAAACCCCTTCCTGAAGATAAATGGGATTTAACCACCCAACAAGTCGCCCCGTTCATCGACGGGTTTAACCACGTGGCTCGAATCGCGAATTTATCCGacgttgaaaataatttagtaaaagCCTGCGTTCAAAATCTCGTTTATTACGGTGTTGTCGCTTTAGTACCACTTTTCCAATACAGCAACATTTATTGCACCACCCCgaaattaaacgttttaataCAAGACGTCGATTTACAacgaatttgtttaaaatacgtCGCGAAATCTCAAAGATATTTACCGTGTATTCGAGACGTTTTTCGGATTTACGCCGCAATGACGCGGGGGACAACAATAAGAGATCTTTGCGTACGGTTTAATCCAGCTAATTTAAGAATTAACGAGAGAAAGCTTGTGCAATTTGGAGTTTTGGAAGGGATTATAAGGCGAGTACATAAATATCCGGTTTTTTTGGGGGATTGCCCCGAATTGAATAAATCTTTATCGGGATTAGCTAGTTTAGACGAGATTTGTTGCGCCACGGGAATTGGGGCGCAACAACTCGAAGATCAATTAGAAAAGGATAATAATGTTGTGATGTTAtggaaataa
- the LOC111419387 gene encoding GATOR complex protein NPRL2 isoform X2, protein MDVNNSLESLEKEDPIKCIFFCEFHPVVGPIPENYISKEVFDSVSVYIITKLELQRSTITVTLPNYKILGFPVRIDDKKYARNAFQFNLCFVCNTKARAVHYEPVVTKLSDYLIALEVENNFLSGGNLANNLSPILKQVLNDLNTKGECALTEGPTATHLKVVKIRHSPQAVVDCQVPIFIKPLPEDKWDLTTQQVAPFIDGFNHVARIANLSDVENNLVKACVQNLVYYGVVALVPLFQYSNIYCTTPKLNVLIQDVDLQRICLKYVAKSQRYLPCIRDVFRIYAAMTRGTTIRDLCVRFNPANLRINERKLVQFGVLEGIIRRVHKYPVFLGDCPELNKSLSGLASLDEICCATGIGAQQLEDQLEKDNNVVMLWK, encoded by the exons atgGATGTAAATAACTCTTTGGAGTCTTTAGAAAAAGAAGATCCGATTAAATGCATATTCTTTTGCGAGTTTCATCCAGTTGTTGGGCCT ATTCCCgaaaattatatttcaaaGGAAGTTTTTGATAGCGTAAGCGTTTATATTATTACGAAATTAGAGTTACAACGTAGCACAATAACTGt aaCTTTaccaaattacaaaatattagGTTTTCCCGTTCGAATCGATGACAAAAAGTACGCAAGAAACGCCTTCCAATTCAATTTATGTTTTGTGTGTAACACCAAAGCTAGAGCAGTTCATTATGAGCCGGTTGTAACAAAACTCTCAGATTATTTAATAGCTTTAGaagtagaaaataattttttaagtggTGGTAACCTCGCGAATAATTTATCCCCGATTTTAAAACAAGTCCTAAACGATTTAAACACAAAAGGGGAGTGTGCTTTAACAGAAGGTCCAACCGCGACTCATTTAAAAGTGGTAAAAATCAGACACAGCCCCCAAGCAGTCGTTGATTGTCAAGTTCCCATCTTTATAAAACCCCTTCCTGAAGATAAATGGGATTTAACCACCCAACAAGTCGCCCCGTTCATCGACGGGTTTAACCACGTGGCTCGAATCGCGAATTTATCCGacgttgaaaataatttagtaaaagCCTGCGTTCAAAATCTCGTTTATTACGGTGTTGTCGCTTTAGTACCACTTTTCCAATACAGCAACATTTATTGCACCACCCCgaaattaaacgttttaataCAAGACGTCGATTTACAacgaatttgtttaaaatacgtCGCGAAATCTCAAAGATATTTACCGTGTATTCGAGACGTTTTTCGGATTTACGCCGCAATGACGCGGGGGACAACAATAAGAGATCTTTGCGTACGGTTTAATCCAGCTAATTTAAGAATTAACGAGAGAAAGCTTGTGCAATTTGGAGTTTTGGAAGGGATTATAAGGCGAGTACATAAATATCCGGTTTTTTTGGGGGATTGCCCCGAATTGAATAAATCTTTATCGGGATTAGCTAGTTTAGACGAGATTTGTTGCGCCACGGGAATTGGGGCGCAACAACTCGAAGATCAATTAGAAAAGGATAATAATGTTGTGATGTTAtggaaataa